In a single window of the Falsirhodobacter halotolerans genome:
- a CDS encoding ABC transporter permease has translation MLVFIAKRILISLPTLLIVSVLVFGLQKLLPGDPILALAGEERDPAVLEALREQYHLNDPVVVQYFRWLGGVLTGDFGTSLRTNEPVLTLIAQKLPVTIQLATMSMIFALLIGIPMGILAAVRKGTALDWFASLIALSGLSIPNFWLGIMLILLVSVNLGWLPASGYESFFRDPVRSLETMIMPAFVLGTALAATLMRHTRSSMLGVMRQDYIRTARAKGLSGGEVVMVHSFRNALLPVITLTALLFGELLAGAVLTEQIFTIPGFGKLTVDAVFNRDYAVVQGVVLCTAVGFLLMNLIADILYVLLNPRMRATL, from the coding sequence ATGCTCGTGTTCATCGCAAAGCGCATCCTGATTTCCCTGCCGACGCTGCTGATCGTGTCGGTTCTGGTGTTCGGGCTGCAGAAACTTCTTCCCGGCGATCCGATCCTGGCCCTGGCCGGAGAGGAGCGCGATCCCGCCGTTCTGGAGGCCCTGCGCGAGCAGTATCACCTGAACGACCCGGTCGTCGTCCAGTATTTCCGCTGGCTGGGCGGCGTGCTGACGGGGGATTTCGGCACCTCGCTGCGCACGAACGAGCCGGTCCTGACCCTGATCGCGCAGAAGCTTCCCGTGACGATCCAGCTTGCGACGATGTCGATGATCTTTGCGTTGCTGATCGGCATTCCGATGGGGATTCTGGCGGCGGTCAGGAAAGGCACGGCGCTGGACTGGTTTGCCAGCCTCATCGCCCTGTCCGGCCTGTCGATCCCGAACTTCTGGCTGGGGATCATGTTGATCCTTCTGGTGTCGGTCAACCTCGGCTGGCTTCCGGCCTCGGGCTACGAATCCTTTTTCCGCGATCCCGTCCGGTCGCTGGAAACGATGATCATGCCCGCCTTCGTTCTGGGCACGGCCCTTGCCGCAACGCTGATGCGGCACACGCGGTCGTCGATGCTGGGCGTCATGCGGCAGGATTACATCCGCACCGCCCGCGCCAAGGGCCTGTCGGGCGGCGAGGTGGTCATGGTCCATTCCTTCCGCAACGCGCTGTTGCCCGTCATCACCCTGACCGCGCTGTTGTTCGGGGAATTGCTGGCGGGGGCGGTCCTGACCGAACAGATCTTCACCATTCCCGGCTTCGGCAAGCTGACGGTGGATGCCGTCTTCAACCGCGATTACGCGGTGGTGCAGGGGGTTGTCCTGTGCACGGCGGTGGGCTTTTTGCTGATGAACCTGATCGCCGACATTCTCTATGTCCTTCTGAACCCCCGCATGAGGGCCACGCTATGA
- a CDS encoding ABC transporter permease, whose amino-acid sequence MTAADTALVAPKSTNRVWARLKRNPSAIVGLVLVLFFVALAVLAPVLPIADPLQTSWTAIRKPPSAEYWMGSDDIGRDVLSRMIWGAQASLMAGVISVAIAVAVGVPIGIIAGYFGGWTDIVISRFTDALLAMPFLIMAIALAAFLGPSLTNAMIAIGLSATPIFIRLTRGQVLAVKTEDYVEGARSIGLGHGAIMRRYVLPNILPPIIVQSTLTIATAIIAEASLSFLGLGQQAPAPSWGSMLNVAKNFLSQAPWMAIWPGAAIFTVVIGFNLLGDGLRDALDPREH is encoded by the coding sequence ATGACCGCCGCCGATACCGCGCTTGTGGCACCGAAATCCACCAACCGGGTCTGGGCGCGCCTGAAGCGCAACCCGTCGGCCATCGTCGGTCTGGTGCTGGTGCTGTTCTTCGTGGCGCTGGCGGTGCTGGCCCCGGTCCTGCCGATCGCCGATCCGCTGCAGACAAGCTGGACCGCCATCCGCAAGCCGCCCTCGGCCGAGTATTGGATGGGGTCGGACGATATCGGACGGGATGTGCTGTCGCGCATGATCTGGGGGGCGCAGGCCTCGCTGATGGCGGGGGTGATCTCGGTCGCCATCGCGGTGGCGGTCGGGGTGCCCATCGGCATCATCGCCGGATATTTCGGCGGCTGGACCGATATCGTGATCTCCCGCTTCACCGACGCGCTTTTGGCAATGCCGTTCCTGATCATGGCGATCGCCCTCGCGGCGTTTCTGGGGCCAAGCCTGACCAACGCGATGATCGCCATCGGTCTGTCGGCCACCCCCATCTTCATCCGCCTGACGCGGGGGCAGGTGCTGGCCGTCAAGACCGAGGATTATGTCGAAGGCGCCCGCTCCATCGGGCTTGGGCATGGCGCGATCATGCGCCGCTATGTGCTGCCGAACATCCTGCCGCCGATCATCGTACAATCCACGCTGACCATCGCCACCGCCATCATTGCCGAGGCGAGCCTGTCCTTTCTCGGCCTTGGCCAGCAGGCGCCCGCGCCAAGCTGGGGGTCGATGCTGAACGTGGCCAAGAACTTCCTCAGCCAGGCGCCGTGGATGGCCATCTGGCCGGGGGCCGCGATCTTCACGGTCGTCATCGGTTTCAATCTTCTGGGCGACGGGCTGCGCGATGCCCTCGACCCCCGCGAACATTAA
- a CDS encoding gamma-glutamyltransferase family protein: protein MTFTTRPEILGTFGVVTSTHWIATAVGMSILEKGGNAFDAAVATGFALNILEPHLNGPGGDMPALLYTAATGKTEVLCAQGPTPAGATIAHYKAEGLDLIPGDGLLSTVIPGAFDGWMLMLRDYGTMTVRQVMEPAIHYAEHGHPMLPRVAASIAGLAGFFADHWPTSHATWVPNGHLPKAGALFKNPALARTWTRLVAEADAAPTREAGIDAARDAFYRGFVAEEIDRFVRETAVMDASGTPHKGVLTAQDMAGYRAHVEPPQTATYQDWTIAKTGPWGQGPVFLQTLKLLEGIDIAAMDPSGPDFVHTVVEAMKLAFADREVYYGDPDFAPVPMDVLLSEAYNADRRALITGTASPDLIPGTVAGFEDQRARTLSMIAGMEQGAVYEPTMAHLSEKRGDTVHIDVIDRWGNMVSVTPSGGWLQSSPIIPALGFCLNSRAQMFWLQEGLPTSLAPGKRPRTTLTPSIALRDGVPHLAFGTPGGDQQDQWQLSFFLRHAHHEPNLQAAIDLPLFHSTHFPASFYPRTRQPLGVMIEGRAGEATIAELRRRGHDVTVAGDWDIGRLTAAARDPGGLLRAAATPRLMQAYAAGR, encoded by the coding sequence ATGACCTTCACCACCCGCCCCGAGATCCTCGGCACCTTCGGGGTCGTCACCTCCACCCACTGGATCGCGACCGCCGTGGGGATGAGCATTCTGGAAAAGGGCGGCAACGCCTTTGATGCCGCCGTCGCCACCGGCTTTGCGCTGAACATCCTCGAGCCGCATCTGAACGGGCCCGGCGGCGACATGCCCGCCCTCCTCTATACCGCGGCCACCGGCAAGACGGAGGTGCTTTGCGCGCAGGGGCCGACGCCGGCCGGGGCCACCATCGCCCATTACAAGGCCGAAGGGCTGGACCTCATCCCCGGCGACGGGCTTTTGTCCACGGTGATCCCGGGCGCGTTCGACGGCTGGATGCTGATGCTGCGCGATTACGGCACGATGACGGTGCGGCAGGTGATGGAGCCCGCGATCCATTACGCCGAACACGGCCATCCGATGCTGCCCCGCGTGGCCGCCTCCATCGCGGGGCTGGCGGGCTTTTTTGCCGACCATTGGCCGACCTCCCACGCCACATGGGTGCCGAACGGCCATCTGCCCAAGGCCGGTGCGCTGTTCAAGAACCCCGCGCTGGCGCGCACATGGACGCGGCTGGTGGCCGAGGCCGACGCGGCCCCCACGCGCGAGGCCGGGATCGACGCGGCGCGCGACGCCTTCTATCGCGGGTTCGTGGCCGAGGAAATCGACCGCTTCGTGCGCGAAACCGCCGTCATGGACGCCTCCGGCACCCCGCACAAGGGCGTGCTGACGGCCCAGGACATGGCCGGATACCGCGCCCATGTCGAGCCGCCGCAGACCGCCACCTATCAGGACTGGACCATCGCCAAGACGGGGCCGTGGGGGCAAGGGCCGGTCTTCTTGCAAACGCTGAAACTGCTGGAAGGGATCGACATCGCGGCGATGGACCCCTCCGGCCCCGATTTCGTGCATACCGTGGTCGAGGCGATGAAGCTCGCCTTCGCCGACCGCGAGGTGTATTACGGCGATCCCGATTTCGCCCCGGTGCCGATGGATGTGCTGCTGTCGGAGGCCTACAACGCCGACCGCCGCGCGCTGATCACCGGCACCGCCTCTCCCGACCTGATCCCCGGCACGGTGGCGGGGTTCGAGGATCAGCGCGCCCGCACGCTTTCGATGATCGCGGGGATGGAGCAGGGGGCCGTCTATGAACCCACCATGGCGCATCTGTCGGAAAAGCGCGGCGATACGGTGCATATCGACGTCATCGACCGCTGGGGCAACATGGTTTCGGTCACGCCCTCGGGCGGGTGGCTGCAATCCTCGCCCATCATCCCCGCGCTCGGGTTCTGTCTGAACAGCCGCGCGCAGATGTTCTGGCTTCAGGAAGGGTTGCCGACCTCGCTCGCCCCCGGCAAACGGCCGCGCACGACGCTGACGCCCTCCATCGCGCTGCGGGACGGGGTGCCGCATCTGGCATTCGGCACGCCGGGGGGCGACCAGCAGGATCAATGGCAGTTGTCGTTCTTCTTGCGTCACGCGCATCACGAACCCAACCTTCAGGCGGCGATCGACCTGCCGCTCTTCCATTCGACGCATTTCCCCGCCAGCTTCTATCCGCGCACCCGCCAGCCCCTTGGGGTGATGATCGAAGGGCGGGCGGGCGAGGCGACGATTGCCGAACTGCGCCGGCGCGGCCACGACGTGACCGTGGCGGGCGATTGGGACATCGGGCGGTTGACGGCGGCGGCGCGCGATCCGGGCGGCCTGTTGCGTGCGGCGGCCACCCCGCGCCTGATGCAAGCCTATGCGGCGGGGCGCTGA
- a CDS encoding ABC transporter ATP-binding protein yields MTPVLSVRNLTTSFKTYEGWKTVVRDVSFDVMPGETVAVVGESGSGKSVTSLSILGLLEAGKSKVDGDILLNGRNLNGLPDAEMRNIRGNEIAMIFQEPMTSLNPVFTVGRQIGEVLTRHRNMSKAEVRAETLRLMERVRIPNAQGRIDEYPHQFSGGMRQRVMIAMALASRPKLLIADEPTTALDVTIQGQILDLIKELQAEQGMAVLFITHDMGVVAEIADRTVVMFRGDCVEAGPTDRIFADATHPYTRALLSAVPKLGSMTGQAWPLRFPKVDMATGVITPLPPVEDTVGPRSTPILSVRNLVTRFDVGGDLLGRPTEAVHAVEGVSFDLFQGETLSLVGESGCGKSTTGRSILRLIEPRGGDVTLDGHDVRTLGPADLRRMRRAGQMIFQDPFSSLNPRMTVAQTVAEPLLHHRIATPRTARVQVAELLDQVGLSPQMMDRYPHEFSGGQRQRIAIARVLGLNPKVIVADESVSALDVSIKAQVCNLLMDLQERLKIAYLFISHDMAVVERVSHRVAVMYMGEIVEIGPREAIFADPRHPYTKRLIAAVPVPDPARRTLRRGGVPDDLKSPVRAKGFVPPARTWDEIRPGHLVMRTA; encoded by the coding sequence ATGACCCCCGTCCTGTCCGTCCGCAACCTGACCACCTCCTTCAAGACCTATGAAGGGTGGAAGACGGTGGTCCGCGACGTCTCCTTCGATGTGATGCCGGGCGAGACGGTGGCCGTGGTGGGCGAATCCGGTTCGGGAAAAAGCGTGACCTCGCTGTCGATCCTCGGCCTGCTGGAGGCGGGGAAATCGAAGGTCGACGGCGACATCCTTCTGAACGGTCGCAACCTGAACGGCCTGCCCGACGCCGAGATGCGGAACATCCGCGGCAACGAGATCGCGATGATCTTTCAGGAGCCGATGACCTCGCTGAACCCCGTCTTCACCGTGGGGCGGCAGATCGGCGAGGTTTTGACCCGGCACCGCAACATGTCGAAGGCCGAGGTGCGGGCCGAAACCCTGCGCCTGATGGAACGGGTCCGCATCCCGAACGCCCAAGGCCGGATCGACGAATATCCGCATCAATTCTCGGGCGGGATGCGGCAGCGCGTGATGATCGCCATGGCCCTTGCCTCACGCCCCAAGCTGCTGATCGCGGACGAACCGACCACGGCGCTGGACGTGACCATCCAGGGCCAGATCCTTGACCTGATCAAGGAATTGCAGGCCGAACAGGGCATGGCCGTCTTGTTCATCACCCATGACATGGGCGTCGTTGCGGAAATTGCCGACCGCACGGTGGTCATGTTCCGGGGCGACTGCGTCGAGGCGGGCCCGACCGATCGCATCTTTGCCGACGCCACGCACCCCTATACCCGCGCGCTCTTGTCGGCGGTGCCGAAGCTCGGCTCCATGACGGGGCAGGCATGGCCGCTGCGATTTCCCAAGGTGGACATGGCGACGGGGGTCATAACGCCCCTGCCGCCGGTGGAAGATACGGTGGGACCGCGCAGCACGCCGATCCTGTCGGTGCGGAACCTCGTGACACGGTTCGACGTCGGCGGCGATCTGTTGGGACGCCCGACCGAAGCCGTCCACGCGGTCGAAGGCGTGTCCTTCGATCTGTTTCAGGGCGAGACCCTCAGCCTTGTCGGGGAATCGGGGTGCGGGAAATCGACCACCGGACGGTCGATCCTGCGCCTGATCGAACCGCGCGGCGGGGATGTCACTCTGGACGGGCATGATGTGCGCACGCTGGGGCCCGCCGATCTGCGCCGGATGCGGCGGGCGGGGCAGATGATCTTTCAGGATCCGTTCTCCAGCCTCAACCCGCGCATGACGGTGGCGCAGACCGTGGCCGAACCGCTGTTGCACCACCGGATCGCCACCCCGCGCACCGCCCGGGTGCAGGTGGCAGAGCTTCTGGATCAGGTCGGTCTGTCCCCGCAGATGATGGACCGCTATCCCCACGAATTCTCGGGCGGGCAACGCCAGCGGATCGCCATCGCGCGGGTGCTGGGGTTGAACCCGAAGGTGATCGTGGCCGACGAATCCGTCTCGGCGCTGGACGTGTCGATCAAGGCACAGGTCTGCAACCTGTTGATGGACCTGCAGGAGCGTCTGAAGATCGCCTATCTGTTCATCAGCCACGACATGGCGGTGGTCGAACGCGTCAGTCACCGGGTCGCCGTCATGTATATGGGCGAAATCGTGGAGATCGGCCCGCGTGAGGCGATCTTCGCCGATCCCCGTCACCCCTATACCAAGCGTCTGATTGCGGCGGTGCCCGTTCCCGATCCGGCAAGACGGACCTTGCGCCGTGGGGGGGTGCCGGACGATCTGAAAAGTCCGGTTCGTGCGAAGGGGTTCGTGCCGCCCGCCCGGACGTGGGACGAGATCCGGCCCGGCCATCTTGTCATGCGCACGGCGTGA
- a CDS encoding DUF1028 domain-containing protein — MTFSLIARCRETGAFGAAITTSDLAVGSRCIRLSHGRGAILSQHRTDSRLGDLGIGLLSQGQDAASAVATVVASTPDIGWRQIGAMDATGAVAVHHGHRMYSIFSHSEGPDCLALGNILANEHVTDAMVDAFAAAAGQPLAERLMLALEAGEAAGGEILGPLRSSALRVTGDDGIDAYDLRVDLSATSAVADLRALFAAYGDRQAALRRVALSPEEVPVQRALFDASLQRIRDRGLTDRFPSADHPDGWTVTPQDANTREKT, encoded by the coding sequence TTGACCTTTTCCCTTATCGCCCGCTGTCGCGAAACCGGAGCCTTCGGGGCGGCCATCACCACATCGGACCTTGCCGTCGGATCGCGGTGCATCCGGCTCAGCCACGGGCGGGGGGCCATCCTGTCCCAGCACCGCACCGACAGCCGTCTTGGCGATCTGGGGATCGGGCTGCTCTCTCAGGGGCAGGATGCGGCAAGCGCGGTGGCCACCGTGGTTGCCTCGACGCCCGACATCGGCTGGCGGCAGATCGGCGCCATGGATGCGACCGGCGCCGTGGCCGTGCACCACGGCCACCGGATGTATTCGATCTTCTCGCATTCCGAAGGGCCGGATTGCCTTGCCTTGGGCAACATCCTTGCAAACGAACATGTCACGGATGCCATGGTGGACGCTTTCGCGGCCGCAGCGGGCCAGCCGCTGGCCGAACGCCTCATGCTGGCGTTGGAGGCGGGAGAGGCGGCGGGGGGTGAAATCCTTGGGCCGCTGCGGTCTTCGGCCCTGCGGGTGACGGGGGATGACGGGATCGACGCCTATGACCTGCGCGTCGATCTGTCCGCCACCAGCGCCGTGGCCGACCTGCGCGCGCTGTTTGCGGCCTATGGCGACCGGCAGGCGGCCCTGCGGCGCGTGGCCCTGTCGCCCGAGGAGGTTCCCGTGCAACGCGCGCTGTTCGATGCCAGCCTTCAACGCATCCGCGACCGGGGCCTGACCGACCGTTTCCCGTCCGCCGATCACCCGGACGGCTGGACGGTCACACCCCAAGACGCAAACACCAGGGAAAAGACATGA
- a CDS encoding amino acid ABC transporter permease has protein sequence MTTGANLSPGFADTRGMPIARRFYWGRWLAAALIVVMLAFLVRAFAQGQIDWSVVGQFFTAPAILRGIVNTVVMAVLAMTLGIILGVIVAIMRLSSNPVLVGVAAGYAWLFRGTPLILQLLLWFNIALVFPTIGIPGLWEGRAVDVMTPFTAALLGLSLNQGAYTSEVIRAGIISVDEGQHDAASAIGMSKLRTLRRIVLPQAMKVVLPPLGNEFISMVKMTSLASVIQYPEVLHSAENVYYANSRVIELLFVAGIWYLIVVSILTPMQMLLERRFSRGTARRTR, from the coding sequence ATGACGACAGGGGCCAACCTCTCACCCGGTTTTGCCGACACGCGCGGAATGCCCATCGCCCGGCGCTTTTATTGGGGACGCTGGCTGGCGGCGGCGCTTATCGTGGTCATGCTGGCCTTTCTGGTGCGCGCCTTTGCGCAAGGTCAGATCGACTGGTCGGTCGTGGGGCAGTTCTTCACCGCGCCCGCCATCCTGCGCGGCATCGTCAACACCGTCGTGATGGCCGTTCTTGCCATGACATTGGGCATCATCCTTGGCGTCATCGTCGCGATCATGCGGCTGTCGTCGAACCCGGTGCTAGTGGGCGTGGCCGCGGGCTATGCCTGGCTGTTCCGGGGGACGCCGCTGATCCTGCAACTGCTTTTGTGGTTCAACATCGCGCTCGTTTTCCCGACGATCGGGATTCCGGGGCTGTGGGAAGGCCGCGCGGTCGATGTGATGACGCCGTTCACGGCGGCGCTTCTGGGCCTGTCGCTCAACCAGGGGGCCTATACGTCCGAGGTCATTCGCGCGGGCATCATCTCGGTCGATGAGGGGCAGCATGATGCCGCCAGCGCCATCGGGATGAGCAAGCTGCGCACCCTGCGCCGCATCGTGCTGCCGCAGGCGATGAAGGTCGTGCTGCCGCCCTTGGGCAACGAATTCATCTCCATGGTGAAAATGACGTCGCTGGCCAGCGTCATCCAGTATCCCGAAGTGCTGCACAGCGCCGAGAACGTGTATTACGCCAACTCGCGCGTGATCGAGCTGCTGTTCGTGGCGGGCATCTGGTATCTGATCGTCGTGTCCATCCTGACGCCCATGCAGATGCTTCTGGAACGCCGCTTTTCGCGCGGCACGGCGCGGAGGACGCGATGA
- a CDS encoding amino acid ABC transporter ATP-binding protein encodes MTNPMVAIRNVDKTFGTYKALDGVSLDVMPGEVLCLIGASGSGKTTLLRSVNQLHAIDEGAIWLDGELMGKRQDGAHLRLLTDRQIARQRLATGMVFQRFNLFPHMTALENITEGPVQVQGRRMAEVRAEALDLLARVGLADKADNFPSELSGGQQQRVAIARALAMKPKLMLFDEPTSALDPELVGEVLAVMKELARSGMTMMVVTHELGFAREVADTVVYMDGGRIVEYGPPEHILSNPREERTRAFISKVLT; translated from the coding sequence ATGACGAACCCCATGGTCGCGATCCGCAACGTCGACAAGACGTTCGGAACCTACAAGGCGCTGGACGGCGTCTCTCTCGATGTCATGCCGGGCGAGGTGCTGTGCCTTATCGGCGCGTCCGGGTCCGGCAAGACGACCTTGCTGCGGTCGGTCAATCAGCTTCATGCCATCGACGAAGGCGCGATCTGGCTGGACGGAGAGCTGATGGGCAAGCGTCAGGACGGCGCGCACCTGCGCCTGTTGACCGACCGCCAGATCGCGCGGCAGCGGCTGGCGACGGGCATGGTGTTCCAGCGCTTCAACCTGTTCCCGCACATGACGGCCCTGGAAAACATCACCGAAGGGCCCGTGCAGGTTCAGGGCCGCCGCATGGCCGAGGTTCGCGCCGAAGCCCTGGACCTCTTGGCGCGTGTGGGCCTTGCCGACAAGGCGGACAACTTCCCGTCCGAACTGTCGGGGGGCCAGCAGCAGCGTGTCGCGATCGCGCGGGCGCTGGCGATGAAGCCCAAGCTGATGCTGTTCGACGAACCGACCAGCGCGCTCGACCCCGAACTGGTGGGCGAGGTGCTGGCCGTCATGAAGGAACTGGCACGCTCGGGCATGACGATGATGGTCGTCACCCACGAACTCGGTTTCGCGCGCGAGGTGGCCGACACCGTCGTCTATATGGATGGCGGCCGCATCGTCGAATACGGCCCCCCCGAACACATCCTGTCGAACCCCCGCGAGGAGCGCACCCGCGCCTTCATTTCCAAAGTCCTCACCTGA
- a CDS encoding ABC transporter substrate-binding protein, with protein MNLCLAAALLSVSAVAAVAGPLPEAVAESGTLRIANTPNYPPLEFKDPATNTLTGFDIDLGTALAETLGVTPSWQETSFSAMLSALQTDRVDMIMSGMSDLPDRHDSATFVDYLRSGPQFFVRAEDAAGFASVADVCGKKVGASRRTSYPAEIEKWSAENCADTPVTFIGTDGSADARTQLRQGRIDVAVQGNETLPYVMDQEPDTYSIVGEPFTYQLIGMALPKDQTEFHEAVVTALEGLMEDGTYGDLLEKWNLTGSGVETVTINGAE; from the coding sequence ATGAACCTCTGCCTTGCCGCCGCCCTTCTTTCCGTCAGCGCCGTCGCCGCCGTGGCGGGCCCCCTGCCCGAGGCCGTGGCCGAAAGCGGCACGCTTCGGATCGCGAACACGCCGAACTATCCCCCGCTGGAGTTCAAGGATCCCGCCACGAACACGCTGACCGGGTTCGACATCGACCTTGGCACCGCGCTGGCCGAAACGCTGGGCGTGACGCCGTCGTGGCAGGAGACGTCCTTCAGCGCCATGCTCTCCGCGCTTCAAACCGACCGCGTGGACATGATCATGTCGGGGATGAGCGACCTGCCCGACCGCCACGATTCCGCCACCTTCGTGGATTATCTGCGCAGCGGCCCGCAATTCTTCGTGCGCGCCGAGGATGCGGCCGGTTTTGCCAGCGTGGCCGATGTCTGCGGCAAGAAGGTGGGCGCCAGCCGCCGCACCTCCTATCCCGCCGAAATCGAGAAATGGAGCGCGGAAAACTGCGCGGACACTCCCGTCACCTTCATCGGCACCGACGGGTCCGCCGACGCCCGGACCCAGCTTCGCCAAGGGCGCATCGATGTCGCCGTTCAGGGCAACGAGACGCTTCCCTACGTGATGGATCAGGAGCCTGACACCTACAGCATCGTCGGCGAGCCCTTCACCTACCAGTTGATCGGCATGGCACTGCCCAAGGACCAGACGGAGTTCCACGAGGCCGTCGTCACGGCGCTGGAAGGGCTGATGGAAGACGGCACCTATGGAGATCTCTTGGAAAAGTGGAACCTGACCGGCAGCGGGGTCGAGACGGTGACGATCAATGGCGCCGAATAG
- a CDS encoding polysaccharide deacetylase family protein yields the protein MAPNRTLDTLPRRPANMAPPAPEYPWPEGFTSAMFLSFDVDAESVWTAKDPDHFDRLVTMSFGGFEARVGTPRLLEMLDRLDLKATFFITGWTLDAHPAMCEAILAAGHEIGHHGYHHLLPDPGSDRLIEEVEAGLDALKRRLGVVPKGYRAPSGEFCEELRVALAERGFLYTSSFRDDVRPYRHVLEDGRAGTIELPVTASYDDWMLGLSARFSPRPIFPKEHVLSIWKDELDETRDWGAMVTTVLHPQCSGRPMRLRLLREFLTYARSCPDLWIATGEEIAGNFLHHERAGA from the coding sequence ATGGCGCCGAATAGGACGCTCGACACCCTTCCCCGCCGTCCCGCCAACATGGCCCCCCCGGCCCCGGAGTATCCGTGGCCGGAGGGGTTCACCTCGGCCATGTTCCTGTCGTTCGACGTGGATGCGGAATCGGTCTGGACCGCCAAGGATCCCGACCATTTCGACAGGCTTGTCACCATGAGCTTCGGCGGTTTCGAGGCGCGGGTCGGCACCCCGCGCCTGCTGGAGATGCTGGATCGGCTGGACCTCAAAGCCACGTTTTTCATCACCGGCTGGACGCTGGATGCCCACCCCGCGATGTGCGAGGCGATCCTGGCCGCGGGGCATGAGATCGGGCATCACGGCTATCACCATCTTCTGCCCGATCCCGGCAGCGACCGGCTGATCGAGGAGGTGGAGGCGGGCCTCGACGCGTTGAAACGCCGATTGGGTGTGGTGCCGAAAGGCTATCGCGCCCCGTCGGGGGAGTTCTGCGAGGAGCTGCGCGTGGCGCTGGCGGAGCGGGGGTTTCTTTACACCTCGTCGTTCCGCGACGATGTGCGCCCCTACCGCCATGTGCTGGAGGACGGACGCGCGGGCACGATCGAGCTGCCGGTGACCGCCAGCTACGACGACTGGATGCTGGGGCTTTCGGCCCGCTTCAGCCCGCGCCCGATCTTCCCGAAAGAACATGTCCTGTCGATCTGGAAGGACGAACTGGACGAGACGCGCGACTGGGGCGCGATGGTGACCACCGTCCTGCATCCGCAATGTTCGGGCCGCCCCATGCGCCTGCGCCTGCTGCGCGAGTTCCTGACTTATGCCCGGTCCTGCCCCGATCTCTGGATCGCGACGGGCGAGGAGATCGCCGGGAACTTCCTGCACCACGAACGCGCCGGGGCCTGA